CGTTCCTTTGATGATGAATATGACACTACCCTCGACGATCTCACAGCAAAGAATCGTGTTCTGGGAGCATGCAGCTATTGTGGTGTCCTGAGGAAATCAATTCTAAACAAGGTTGCGCTGGAAATTGGTGCGACAAGACTTATCACCGGTCACAATCTGGATGATGAAGCCCAAACAATTCTTATGAATCATCTTGCAGGGGATGTGGATCGCCTGGTGAGGCTTGATCCGCCACGTGAAATTGAAGGCATGGTTCTCAGGGCTAAACCCTTGCGCAAAATCCCTGAAAAAGAAGTTGCACTTTATGCTCTTGTGAATGACATACCGGTTGATTTTGAAATTTGCCCATATGCTCATGAAGCGCTTCGGGGGGAAGTTCGCGACATGCTCAATGGGTTTGAAACCAAACACCCCGGTACAAAATATTCTCTTCTCAGGGGTTTTGATAAAATGGTTAAGGTACTGGCTGCGGATTTTCCGCAGGCGAACATCAGCCAGTGCAGGGTCTGCGGACAGGCGTGTAATGCCGAAGTATGTCAGGCCTGTCGTTTACTTGGAAAAGGATGATTCAGACGTATTCGAGATACTCGTCAATATCGTAGATTTCTTTTCCTGTCCTTCGCATAAACATTCGTGTCCACCATATGGCTGTAAGCGGTTGAATTACTGCGAAGGAGATAACAAAGTCTGTAAAGGACCAGAGTGTTCCGAGAGCTTCAATTGTTCCCATCATCTGGCCAATCAGTGCAATCAGGATTGAAATGCTTATTATGAAAAGCCAGAGCAGAAATGTATCTAGTTTATTTTGCATAAATACACTGAAACCTTTTTCAAGGGCAGTGACCGGATCAAGATTTTCGACAACTACAGCGTATTCGGAGTAAGTGAAAACCAGTTCTACGACCATTATGTACAGAGTCCATAACAGCATTCCAAAAACAAGTATTAGTGCCCCTGAGGCTGCTTCTTCCGGGTTAAGGAAAAATCCTTCAAGATCTCCTACACTTAGTATCCCGGGAACGATAAAAATAATTCCTGTAAGCATTATCAGGAGAAGTATGAACTTGATAAGGAAAAGGTTTACAAAATTCTCCCTTCCGTATGTGAACATGTCTCCGATTGTAGAGGTTCCTTTTTCAGAAGCTTTTTTTGCCATTCCAATAGCTCCCGCTTCAAAGTAGGAGCCAATAATTGTTAGCAGAATTACAGCTATCAAAGCAATAAGTCCCATCAGCAGGAAATTGTCATAAAAGGAAGAGTTCAGGATTCCAATTACCATTTCGGGTTCTATAGCATCCGGGTTTTCAGGGAGTGAAGGCATTGCGGGGAGAATAAGTAAAGCAATAGCAATTACAAATGTACCAAAAATCACAAACATCCCGAGGAAAACATTCAGGAAAAAAGGGATGCAGATGTTTAGGTTATGAGTCCATGTCTGGAAGCCTTTTCTTAATGTCAGGCTTATACTTTCCATTTGAAAAATCTCTCCGATTGCACATCGTGATTGTTATATCCTTCTTTAGCCTAATGGGATACTTGCCTCTAATGCGTTCTTATGCTATAAAAATGTTGTAAAAGGTATGGTGAAAATGGATTCCGAGAAACATACTTTGCTGGTTGTATCACATTGTCTTCTGAATCCCTCCTCAAGACTTTCAGGAATAAAACATCCTTCCAGAATTGATGTTGGGAAGTCAAATATTATGCAACTTCCATGCCCTGAACTGATATTCTTTGGCTCAAACCGGAGAGAAATAACAAAGGATCAATTGCAGCATGCATCATACAGGCGTTTCTGTCATGACCTTTTTGAACCATTTGCCGATATGATCGAAGAGCTGTATAATAAGGGGTTGGAGATCAAAATCGTTGGTGTTGGGAAAAGTCCTTCCTGTGCTGTTGAATATACTACAGTTGGAGGTCCGGCAGGCAAGGTTTTGGAGTTCTCTCATCAGCATGTAAAGGGTAAAGGTGTTTTTTTTGAGGAAATTGAAAGAGAGCTTTTTGAAAGAGGTATTTCCTTTCACACATGTGAACATTAAAAAGGTCCGATCAATTTAGAAATACTTATATAGCATTGCAAAGTCCTACAGTTGTGCTGGTGGGTTAAACTCTAATTTTCTTCAAACCCCACTCCCCAAATACACCAAACCCCCCATTAAACCCACCAGCTTTCTTCTATACTTTTTTGTTAATCTTTAACATCAAGTTGTAGGGATATTCCATGCTTTTTTGGATAGTCTTTTTAGCTCTGACTTTTTATATGTAGGATAAGTTGTTCCCCATAGCGAGATGAAGTAGTTAAGTTCAAAAAATGATTCACCTATTTTTACTGAATAATCGGTCAAGAAAAGGATTATTCCCAAGCCCCACATTCCGGAAAAAATGCTCAGGCTTATTGGATTTGTAAGTCAATTATGATAGTGAAAACAAAGTCAGCCAGTTTTTCTTGAAATCACTTTCTTTTTTTAAAAACGTAGTCCAACCAATTTATAGCACTCTAGCTGGAGCTCAAGGCTATTAGCAGTCAAATATCAAAAAAGAAAAATGGAAAAAAGAAAGGTCATTTGACCTTTCAGAAAATACCTGCTCCGATGAACAGGGAAGCGAACAGGATGGCCACCATGTTAACTACCTTGATAAGGGAGTTAAGTGCCGGACCGGCTGTGTCCTTGAATGGGTCACCAACGGTGTCACCAACGACTGCTGCTTTGTGAGCATCAGAGCCTTTTCCACCGTGTTGTCCATCTTCAATAAGTTTCTTTGCGTTATCCCATGCTCCGCCACCGTTGTCCATTGTAAGGGCAAGCAGAAGACCGGATGCAATAATTCCGATAAGGAGTCCTCCGAGTGCAAGCGGGCCGAGTACAACTCCTACGATCAATGGGGTTGCGACTGCAAGGAATCCTGGAATTGCCATTTCACGAATAGCTGCTGCGGTGACAATGTCCACACATTTTCCATATTCCGGTTTTGCAGTTCCTTCCATGATTCCGGGAATTTCACGGAACTGGCGACGTACTTCATTTACAATTCCAAACGCAGCCTTTCCGACTGCTTTCATGGTTACTGCACTGAAGATGAATGGCAAAAGAGCACCGATAAACAGGCCTACGAGAACCACAGGGTTATCGAGGCTGAGTGCACCCATGTCAAGATCAACCTTGTGACGGTAGTCTGCGAAAAGTGCAAGTGCACCGAGTGCTGCAGAACCGATTGCATATCCTTTTGTAACAGCTTTTGTGGTGTTACCTACTGCGTCGAGAGCATCGGTTGTGTTACGGACTTCTTCTGGAAGACCTGCCATTTCAGCAATTCCGCCGGCATTGTCAGTGATTGGTCCGTAGGAGTCGAGTGTAACAATCATACCTGTTACTGAAAGCATTGCAGCTGCTGCAATTGCAATACCGTAAAGACCCATTGCTGGATCTGCGGCTCCACCGACAACAAAGAATGCTGCAAGGATACCGATTACAATAATTGCAAGAGGCAGGGCTGTACTTTCAAATCCGATTGCAAGACCTGAAATTACATTTGTTCCTGCGCCGGTTTCTGATGCTTTTGCAATGGTCTTAACCGGACGGTAGCTGGTTGAAGTGTAGTATTCTGTAAATACCACCATCAAGACCATAATTGCAATACCTATAAGGGATGCGTAATAAAGTGTGATGCTCATTCCCAGGAAAGTTGTTACAAAATAGAATGCACCGAGACAGAGAACTGCCGATACAACAACTCCTTTGTAAAGCGCTTTCATAATCTTGCCATCATCACCGACTTTCACGAAGAATATGGAGATGACTGATGCAAAGATGGCCACTGCACCGAGAATGAGTGGATAAAGAATAGCGTTTGGATAAGCTGTAAGAAGCTGGCTTCCCAGCAACATTGAAGCAAGGACGGTTACTACATAGGTTTCGAACAGGTCAGCACCCATTCCTGCACAGTCCCCGACATTGTCACCGACGTTGTCAGCAATGACGCCGGCATTACGTGGGTCGTCTTCAGGAATTCCTGCTTCTACTTTACCTACAAGGTCTGCTCCTACATCTGCAGCTTTGGTGAAAATACCGCCGCCAACCCTTGCGAAGAGACTGATAAGACTGGCACCGAAACCGAATCCTACTACCTGGTCAACGTCTCCGAAGAGGATGTAGAACACACTGGTTCCGAGGAGAGCTAATCCTACTACTGCAAAACCGGTAACTGCTCCTCCCTGCACAGCAACGCTCATTGCGTCCTGAAGGCTACGGGAAGCTGCGTTAGCAGTCCTTACATTTGCACGTACGGATACGTTCATACCGATGTAGCCTGCGAGTGCGGAACTTGCAGCACCTACAAGGAATCCGATAACTACCCTGCCGCTGTTTTCTGCGATCAGGAAGTATATCATGAAAGCCAGAATAACGGCTACGATTGCTACTGTTTTATATTGACGATTCAGAAATGCCATTGCCCCTTCTTGGATAGCCTTGGATATATCCTGCATCTTCTCATTTCCGGTTCCTTCCTTAAGAACACGGCTTGCGAAGAATGCGGAAAATACAAGACTTATGATACCTGCCAGGGGGGCCAGATATATTATATTCTCCATTACAAAACTCCTCTGGTCCTGTTATTTGGTTTAGTATTGTATTTGATCAAAGTTAATTGATTACTGGTAACGGGCAGGAATTGGGTGTATAATATAAATTATTTATACTCCTGCCGGAAGGCAGGTTGAAATAGTACACACCAGATATGAATGTATCGCTTGTAAAATTTTTACGTTGTGAGTGATCAATTCTGTTTTGGGTCCAATTGTCGTGTTCGTTCTGGGATAAAAAAATTGGTATTTATGGTAAAAAACCATATTGCTTATAAACAAGTACTATTTATAGTGACATAATGCGATTGGTTGCGCTCGTCTTTACATGTTTGCTTGTTGCATCATTTTTCCTCACTCCTGCGTTAGCTCAGGAAGAGGGTGAATATCTCCATATTAAGGAGATGTCCCTGCGCTTTGACGGTGATGATGCTACCGCAACTATCTATTTTGATCTGGATCTCTTTGGTGACTTCTACGTTTTTGCTTTTGGAAGCCGGCATCTTGAGCCTGAAATTGTAAAGGTTTTTTCAGATTTTGAAGAACTACAGGTTCAGGAAATCGGCAGGGAGAATGCTATTATTTCACTGAACAATGTCTCGTATAAATCCGATGAATTCTACCTGTTCAATGAAAAGGAACTGGGTCTTGTTGTTGAAGATCTTGTTGTTATTTATCCTTCGGGCCCTTCCAAAACCCTGTCAAATGTAAATACCATTCCGAATCTATTTTATGAAGATTCTTGATTTTTCACTTCGTCTTTCTGGCTAAGTAAGGTGTTTTCAATTTGTCATGTTTATTCCTTGACTATATATATCATCAGTTACTGTTTCTTTATGGGTGCTGAACAACTTTCGACATTTCCATCGGCCATGGTGCTTATATTCACTTGATACTGAAACTGTTTCAGTCTGGGATTTTGTGTTAATGGCTTGTGGAAGAAAATGGAGTATTTGAGGGTACATCACATGGATGAAATGATAGAATCTTCCTTAAAAGAACAATTGGTTTTGAATCCTCCGGAAGGATTTTCCAGATCTGCAAATATAAGCGATCCTGAAATTTACAGGAGGTCGGAAGAAGATCCTGAAAAATTCTGGGGAGAACTATCCAAAAATATAGACTGGTTTGAGGAATGGGATCAGATCCTTGACTGGAAACCGCCACATAGTAAATGGTTTTTAAACGGCAAGTTGAATGCTTCTTATAATTGTCTTGACCGGCATCTTCAAAACAAGAAGGATAAACTTGCCATAATCTGGGAAGGGGAAGATGGTGCTGAGAAAACATACACTTATGGTGAATTGTATGATGCAACCTGTCGCTTCTCTAATGTTCTCAAAAAAATGGGCGTTGAAAAAGGGGATATTGTTACCATTTACCTGCCCATGATTCCTGAAGCTGTTATTGCGATGCTTGCATGTGCCCGGATTGGTGCTCCTCACAGTGTAGTATTTGCAGGATTTTCCCACGAAGCTCTTGCTCAAAGGGTCACTGATGCCAAAAGTGAATATGTAATTACCTGTGACGGATATCATCACAAGGGTAAGCTCCAGACTCAAAAAGAGAAAACAGACAAAGGGCTGGAAAAGGTTTCAGGTGTCAAAGAGGTTCTTGTTGTCCAGCATGCGAATAATGAAATTGATATGAAGCCCGGGAGGGATGTGTGGCTTCATTACCTTCTTCATGGGGTTAGCAACGAGTGTCCTGCTGAACCAATGGATTCGGAAGATACGCTTTTCCTTATGTATACCAGTGGGACAACCGGAAAACCAAAAGGTGTTGTTCATTCAACCGGTGGCTATCTTGTGAGTGCATACACAACCGCCAACTGGGTTTTCGATTTAAAGGACGATGATATCTACTGGTGCACTGCCGATGTTGGCTGGATTACCGGTCATTCATATATTACATATGGCCCCCTGCTCAACGGTGCAACAATACTAATCTATGAGGGATCACCGGATTATCCAGGGAAGGCGCGTTTCTGGTCTCTTATTGAGAAGTATAAGGTTACAATTTTCTATACGGCACCGACTGCGATACGTATGTTTATGAAGTGGGGTGATGCTCTGCCTCAAAAGCATGATCTTTCTTCCCTGCGCCTGCTTGGTAGTGTGGGGGAGCCAATAAATCCTCGTGCATGGCTCTGGTATTATGAACAAATTGGTGGCAAACGTTGTCCTGTTGTAGATACCTGGTGGCAGACGGAGACAGGTATGATTATGATCACATCCCTGCCGGGCATCACTCCCATGAAACCGGGAAGTGCTTCAAAGGCGTTTCCGGGAATAAAGGCAGTTGTCCTTGATGAGGCAGGTAATGAAGTTCCTGTTGGAAAGGGAGGTTATCTTGCCATCAAAAACCCATGGCCAAGTATGATTCGTACTGTTCATGGAAATGAAGAACGTTTCCATAAGACTTACTGGAGTAAGTGGGGCGGTGATATCTACATGTCAGGTGACGGTGCCCGTGTGGACGAAGATGGTTACATCTGGGTGCTGGGAAGGCTTGATGATGTCATTAAGGTTGCAGGGCACAGGCTTGGAACCATGGAAATAGAAAGTTCCCTTGTCTCGCACCCGGCAGTTACGGAAGCGGCGGTTGAGGGTAAAGCCGATGAAATCAAAGGAGAAGTAATTGTTGCCTATGTTATCCTTGAGGCTTATGTGGAACCCTCTGACAAACTCAGGGATGAATTGAAAGCACATGTTGCGGATGAAATCGGGCATATTGCAAGACCTGCCGATATAATTTTTGCCGAAGATCTCCCCAAGACTCGCAGTGGTAAGATTATGAGGCGTATCCTAAAAGCAATTACAAACGGCGAGGATGTAGGGGATGTTACCACTCTTCAGAATCCGGATATTGTGGAAGAATTGAAGCGTAAGGTTGGCGGAGAATGACGGAAAAAAGAAACAAAAAGTGGACTGAAATCAATTCAGTCCATTTTCATTAAAGCACTGGATGTATCTTTGATCTGAACCTTTTATATGTTCAACAAGCCAATTTTTTAAGAAGTTCATAAGGTCAATTGAAAGGTTTGCCGTTCCATCATCAAATTCCTGTTTAAATTTGGAAACCTGATTTACGAATTTTTTGTGCTCGTGTTTATGTCTTGCGGATTCTTCAAAACCAAATTTATCAAAGTATTTTTCTTCGGTTCCAAAATGTTCGACTGTATATTCTGTAAGATCATTAAGTAGGGGGCCGATTACATCTTTGCCTTTACCTATTTTCATCATATCGTACAGCTCATTTAGCATTTCAACTAAAGTCTGGTGCTGTTTATCAATTTCAGCCACTTTTACACTAAAACTTTCATCCCATTTCATTATCGGCATGTTAATCATCTCATTAAGCATTATATTATCAGCATTAATATTTATATTCTTTGATTTTATTAATATCTTCACAGAAACTAAATATGCAATCTAAACTCACTTTCATCACAGATATGACATTTCAAACCTCAATTAGCGTTTTTCATACTGCTTTCAATTGCAGGTGCTATGTCCGGATTCCGGGCTTCAAACCTGCTCCTTACCAAAACTTAATGAACGATATACTCATTGGGGTATTTGCTTGAATTTTTGAGGTGTTCAGGATGGAAAGAGAGACAGGGCTCATAGTTGCGCTTGATGTATTAGAACAGGATAGTGCCATCCAAATTTCTTCTGAGGTGGCGGAGTATGTAGATGCAATAAAAGTTGGATATCCGCTTGTCCTTTCCGAAGGGATTGAAATAATTTCAAAACTTGCAGATTATGCTCCGGTAATTGCTGATTTTAAGGTTGCTGATATCCCGAATACTGATATGCTGATCTGTGGGGAAGTTTTCAAGCAAAATGCAAGTGGTGTGATAGTTCATGGTTTTACCGGGGAAGACAGTCTCAGAACCTGCGTTGAAGTTGCAAATGCAAACCATGGCGATATCTATGTAGTCTCAGAAATGAGCCATCCCGGAGGAGAGCGTTTCTTCCAGACGGTTGCAGAGGAAATTGCTGAAATGGCTAAACTTCTGGGTGCCACAGGTGTGGTAGCTCCGGCAACCCGTCCTGAAAGACTCAATGTAATCAGGAATGCAATAGGCGATTCACTCTCAATAATCTCCCCTGGAGTAGGTGCACAGGGCGGGAGTGCTTCGGATGCCATTGCTGCAGGGGCTGACTGGGTAATAGTTGGCAGAAGCATTTATAACTCTGATAATCCCAAAGAATCAGCAGAAAAAATCGCTTCGGAAATTAAGCCCTATTTGTGATCTGATAGGTGCCTGTGATGAAAGATTATTCTGAAAATATGATGATCCCTATGAGTCCTGAGGCACCATTTGGATATTTCCGGACTGCTTGAATTAGTGGTAGGTATTTTGATGAGCCTTTCCCCAGATTATCCGGTTGAAAAAGCTGAAACCAAGGTTCTTTTTGAGACCTCTTCAGGTGAGCGTATATTACTCCATGATGATTACAACCTGATAGTAGCACTTCCTCCGGGAAGAGTATGCATGAGCACTTCCTGGCTGAATGGGGGAATTAACGAAAACCTTGAGGCGATTGTCAACCATTGCATTCCGCGTAAGATATGCCATGAACAGGAGCTGGAGGGTGGTTCTCTTGAGAATTATCTTGGAGTTGTAGCTTCCAGTCTTGGTTATAACTCTTCTTCAACATCAGTACTACTTACTGCGGCCAGTATGAGGAATGCTTCGGTGGTTTCTCATTCTTACAGGGGCCTTGAGGTTTCTGCAATCGTGACTGCAGGTATAGAAGTAAATGGCTGTCGTGTGGGAGATCCGGCTTCCTATTATCAGGAAGATGGGCAATGGAAACCTTTTGTAGGTACAATAAATATCATGCTTCTCATTGGTGCCGCTTTGCCTCAGTATGCACTTTCCAGAGCAATAATAACTGTAACGGAAGCAAAAGCTGCTGTCTTGCAGGAACTTATGATTTCAAGTCAGTATTCTTCAGGTATTGCTACAGGCACAGGCACGGATATGCTTGCCATAGTCTCAAATTCCGATAGTAATCTTAACCTGACCGATGCAGGTCCGCATTCCAAGTTAGGAGAACTGATCGGAAAATGTGTGCATGAAGGAATTCGTGATGCACTTTTAAGGCAATCTGATATTTCGGCTTTGGCCCAAAGGGATACGCTTGTGAGGCTGGAGCGCTTTGGAATCACTGAAGCTTCCTTCTGGAAAGCTTCAACAAATCTTGAAGGGGAAAACAGAAAAAAACATTTTATTGCTACGCTTAGGGATTTATCTTCTAATCCATCCGTTGTTTCGCTTACTTCTTCGGTACTTCATCTTGTGGATGAAGTTTCCTGGGGTTTGCTGCCGGAAGCATCTGCAAGTAAAATTGCTGTCTCATGCATGAGATGCCTGCCAAAAATAATTAGTACGGAAGCAGATTCTATACCCGATGATCTCTTTGAGATTCGCGATCCTATACTGGATAATTTTGTTCGTGCTATGGCATGGACTGTAAAAAACAAAATTTATGATTGATACTTGATATTTCCAACACTATTGATTTTATTCCTAGTAACAAGAGGACTTTAAATGAGGTTAAGTGAATTCATCTCCGAAAATAATCTGAAAACAGAAAAAAAACCAATGGGTTTACAGATCCACACCGGTGAAATAGAAGATCCGGAATTTCCAATTCCTGTCAGGTTCACATATATGCAGGAATGGTCTGATGCACCTTCAAGGAAAATCTGGATGAGTCAGCCTTACCGTTCAATAATCCTTTATGAAAATGGTACAGTTTCTGTCTATGAATATGTGCGAAATGCAGATTTCCGTCTCCAGCTTCTTGACATCAAGGAGAAATATGCTTCCTCAGGTGTCGGTGGTTCTTCAGGAACCCTTCAGGGAGCATTTGAATTTGCTCTCGACTCCCACAAAAGCATGCATAGGAAATGTTCTAAAGCACCATATATCACACATCCTATGGATGTTGCATCCATTCTCCTCAAGAACGATGCACCTGATTTGCTTGTGATTGCCGGTTTTTTACACGACGTTCTTGAAGACAGTAAAGTTAACAGCACTCTTTTGCGGTATTCCTTTGATGACAGAGTAGCTGATTTAGTGATGGCGGTTTCAGAAGTAGATTCTAAAGGCAACCTTGCACCTCATGAGCAGGCAAACTGGAGAGAACGAAAGGAATTATCAATTAAAAAATTGATAGATGCAGAGCGTGATGTCAAACTTCTGGTATGCGCTGACAAACTTGCCAATATAAAAGACATGTTTGATGATCTCGATTATCTGGGTGACCGGATGTGGGATTACTTCAATGCCCGAAAGGATGAACAAAAGTGGTATTATACTTCTGTAGTTGAAGCCCTTAAATCCGGTTCTCACAGTGTGGAAGATACCAAAATGTTCCTTCAACTCCAGAAATATATAAATATGCTATTTAGCTAATTTATATATAGTTCCTTTTTCGGGTGAAGCGAATGGATGACTGCTTACTTGATATTGCTTGTAGATCCGATAAACGAAAAGGCTTGCTTCTTTACTTACTTGAAGGTCCCCATAACCTTGAAGAAATAAAAAAAGCCCTTCATGTAACATCCACGGGAATGCTTCCCCAGATAAAGATCCTAAAGGATGATGGGTTTGTTGAACAGGATGGTGATTATTACCAGCTTTCCATTCTGGGAAGAATTGCTGCAAACAAATTACGTTCATTTCTGGATATCACAGAGACCCTTGACAAAAACTATGATTATTGGTCAACGCGCGATATTTCTTCAGTTCCTCTGGAACTTCAGGAGAAACTTGGGATGCTCAAAGACTGTCAAATTCTGTCTCCAAGTCTTGATAGTTTGTTTGAAATTCCGAAACAAATAGTTGAATTGCTATCTTCTTCCATGGAGGTCTGTGCTGTCGCATCTCATTATCATCCTTTATATGTCTCTATTTTTGACAGACATGTTTCCAAGGGAAAAAAGTTTAGCTGTATTATTTCTGAGATCGATATTTTTCAGGAAAAAAACCAGGAGAATTTCAAGTTTACAGTTGAAAAATCCACTTTTTACCTGAGTGAGATACCGATGTCTTTCTCCTGGTTTATTGTATCTAACAATTGTCTTGTATTTGCACTGTTGAATTCTAAGCATGAATATGATGGTTTTGTCTTATTCGGTGAATCTTCTGAGGCTATTGCATGGGGTAATGAGTTCTTTGACTACTATGTGAAGCATTCTCATAGAATCAAGGAATCTGATCTGGACTGAATAAATTGATTTTAAGGGATAACATTATTATATTATGCTGGGAATATATCAATTAGGTGGAAATCTAGGTGGAATGAAATTTGCCATTTGATATCGAAGAGTATAAGGAGATGGTCGAGAAGACCAAGATGCTCCATGACGATCTTGTGAAGCTGTCTGACAAAATGGATAGCATGCTTAACGACATGGAGAACAGAGGTCCGGACACAAAATCACATGGAGCACCGAAAGGTTTTGTTCCATTGAATAAGAGTGAGACAAAGGGCTTCGTGGAGCTAGGAAAATCTGCACGTGGTCATCTTAAGTAACCTACAATTTCGTTTACCTGTCTGGAATAGGGTTTGGAATTAAATTATTGTAGCGGAGGCTTCGCCTATGGTTGATAAAAGGGAAAATGACAAATCACGTGACAAGGATGCATTGCAGGATTTTTCAGAAATCATAAAGAAGATGCTGGATAGCCTTGGTATTGATCCAAAGGAGTTGTCTGGTGAGCCTTTTGTCTGTGGTTTTTCCATAACAAATCTTTCAGGCGAAAGCCCTGAGATTAGTGAATTCGGAAACTTTTCTCCTGATTTTGATATGGGGGATGATTTTGTTCCCGATATCCAGTCCAACGTGGGTGATTGCAAACCGCTAATTGATATTCTGGAAACAGAAGATCAAATTTACATAACTGCTGAGCTTCATAATGTTGAGAAAGAGGAGATCCAGCTTTCAGTATCCAGTGAATTTATCGATCTAAACACTTATGAGGAAGGTGTGCTGTCAGAGACGCTAATTCTTCCTGCAAAAGTAGATCCCAGCTCGGCAAAAGCTTCTTACAGAAACGGTGTTTTGGAAATTATTCTGACAAAGGAAGGGGACATTCATATGTTTGATGTTTCAATTGATTAATCTTTATATACCTTCCAACAAATCCTAATTGTTAACCTTTTATAGGTGTAATTTCCGTGGGGTGTCCTTATAGTATATAGTGTAATGGTAGTTGATGATGATCAGGACGTTCTCTTCCTGATAAAAACGGCATTGGAATTAGAGGGTATGGATGTAACTACTGCTACTAGCGGTTATGAATGTCTTTCTCTTCTTGATTCGATGAAGCCCGATGCTCTGATCCTTGATATCATGATGCCTAAAATGGATGGATGGGAAACCTTTCACCAGATAAAAGAGAAGTATGAAGAGTTGCCAATTGCTATTTTTACCGCAAAGGATCAGGAATTTGATAAAATGATGG
The window above is part of the Methanohalophilus levihalophilus genome. Proteins encoded here:
- a CDS encoding adenosylcobinamide amidohydrolase encodes the protein MDISGLLELVVGILMSLSPDYPVEKAETKVLFETSSGERILLHDDYNLIVALPPGRVCMSTSWLNGGINENLEAIVNHCIPRKICHEQELEGGSLENYLGVVASSLGYNSSSTSVLLTAASMRNASVVSHSYRGLEVSAIVTAGIEVNGCRVGDPASYYQEDGQWKPFVGTINIMLLIGAALPQYALSRAIITVTEAKAAVLQELMISSQYSSGIATGTGTDMLAIVSNSDSNLNLTDAGPHSKLGELIGKCVHEGIRDALLRQSDISALAQRDTLVRLERFGITEASFWKASTNLEGENRKKHFIATLRDLSSNPSVVSLTSSVLHLVDEVSWGLLPEASASKIAVSCMRCLPKIISTEADSIPDDLFEIRDPILDNFVRAMAWTVKNKIYD
- a CDS encoding HD domain-containing protein — translated: MRLSEFISENNLKTEKKPMGLQIHTGEIEDPEFPIPVRFTYMQEWSDAPSRKIWMSQPYRSIILYENGTVSVYEYVRNADFRLQLLDIKEKYASSGVGGSSGTLQGAFEFALDSHKSMHRKCSKAPYITHPMDVASILLKNDAPDLLVIAGFLHDVLEDSKVNSTLLRYSFDDRVADLVMAVSEVDSKGNLAPHEQANWRERKELSIKKLIDAERDVKLLVCADKLANIKDMFDDLDYLGDRMWDYFNARKDEQKWYYTSVVEALKSGSHSVEDTKMFLQLQKYINMLFS
- a CDS encoding helix-turn-helix transcriptional regulator, which codes for MDDCLLDIACRSDKRKGLLLYLLEGPHNLEEIKKALHVTSTGMLPQIKILKDDGFVEQDGDYYQLSILGRIAANKLRSFLDITETLDKNYDYWSTRDISSVPLELQEKLGMLKDCQILSPSLDSLFEIPKQIVELLSSSMEVCAVASHYHPLYVSIFDRHVSKGKKFSCIISEIDIFQEKNQENFKFTVEKSTFYLSEIPMSFSWFIVSNNCLVFALLNSKHEYDGFVLFGESSEAIAWGNEFFDYYVKHSHRIKESDLD
- a CDS encoding Hsp20/alpha crystallin family protein, producing the protein MVDKRENDKSRDKDALQDFSEIIKKMLDSLGIDPKELSGEPFVCGFSITNLSGESPEISEFGNFSPDFDMGDDFVPDIQSNVGDCKPLIDILETEDQIYITAELHNVEKEEIQLSVSSEFIDLNTYEEGVLSETLILPAKVDPSSAKASYRNGVLEIILTKEGDIHMFDVSID
- a CDS encoding response regulator transcription factor — its product is MVVDDDQDVLFLIKTALELEGMDVTTATSGYECLSLLDSMKPDALILDIMMPKMDGWETFHQIKEKYEELPIAIFTAKDQEFDKMMGIEVLGADDFIPKSSDIDSIISRVKSLLGIDE